The following are from one region of the Rhizobium sullae genome:
- the flhB gene encoding flagellar biosynthesis protein FlhB: protein MADEDKDSKTEAPTAKKQADAAEKGNTPFSREVPIFATVLATFIYLTFYLPDGISRVSESLRDIFEQPDQWKIETGPDAMSLFVHLGWVSAVLLTPAMLLFMIFGVVASISQNLPTPVLERIRPQLSRLSPAKGFARIFSVPGLIEFGKSLFKILIVGVIMFFVLKSEYFNAIDAMFSDPQTFFERTMTIMRKIVLVVLFATAVVAIADFFWSRHHWFTELKMTRHEVKEENKQAQGDPFVKGRQRSLMRDRARRRMIANVERATLVIANPTHYAVALRYVREENDAPVVLAKGQDLIALKIREIAEKNGIPVFEDPPLARSMFAQVSIDSVIPSVFYKAVAELIHRVYAADARNKRVR from the coding sequence TTGGCTGATGAGGACAAGGACAGCAAAACAGAAGCCCCGACGGCGAAAAAGCAGGCCGACGCAGCCGAGAAAGGTAATACGCCCTTCTCACGCGAAGTGCCGATCTTCGCCACCGTTCTTGCGACCTTTATCTATCTGACCTTCTATCTGCCCGATGGTATCAGCCGGGTCAGCGAATCGCTTCGTGACATCTTCGAACAGCCGGACCAGTGGAAGATCGAGACCGGGCCGGACGCGATGTCACTCTTCGTGCATCTCGGCTGGGTGAGCGCTGTGCTTCTCACCCCGGCCATGCTGCTGTTCATGATCTTCGGCGTCGTAGCCTCCATAAGCCAAAATCTTCCTACTCCAGTTCTCGAACGCATCCGTCCGCAGCTGTCGCGCCTTTCGCCGGCCAAGGGCTTTGCGCGCATCTTCAGCGTGCCCGGCCTGATCGAATTCGGCAAATCGCTCTTCAAGATCCTGATCGTCGGAGTGATCATGTTCTTCGTGCTGAAGAGCGAATATTTCAACGCGATCGATGCGATGTTCTCCGACCCACAAACCTTCTTCGAGCGGACGATGACGATCATGCGCAAGATCGTGCTGGTCGTACTTTTCGCAACGGCCGTCGTTGCGATCGCGGACTTCTTCTGGTCGCGACATCACTGGTTCACCGAACTCAAGATGACGCGGCACGAAGTGAAGGAAGAAAACAAGCAGGCGCAGGGCGACCCGTTCGTGAAGGGCCGCCAGCGCTCGCTGATGCGGGACCGTGCCCGCCGCCGCATGATTGCCAATGTCGAACGCGCCACGCTCGTCATCGCCAACCCGACGCACTATGCCGTGGCGCTGCGTTATGTGCGCGAGGAAAACGATGCGCCGGTGGTTCTGGCCAAGGGTCAGGACCTTATTGCGTTGAAAATCAGAGAGATAGCCGAAAAGAATGGGATTCCTGTTTTCGAGGATCCGCCTCTTGCCCGCTCCATGTTTGCGCAAGTCTCGATCGATAGTGTCATCCCGTCAGTATTCTACAAGGCCGTGGCAGAGCTCATTCACCGGGTTTATGCTGCCGACGCCAGGAACAAACGGGTAAGATAA
- the fliG gene encoding flagellar motor switch protein FliG, with protein MMDFDDFGGALAGKPLTQAEKAAAVLLAMGKGVAGRLLKYFTQAELQTIISSAQALRAIPPDELLGLVAEFEDLFTEGAGLMDNAKAIESILEEGLTPDEVDSLLGRRTAFQAYETSIWDRLGEGDPAFIGKFLLREHPQTVAYILSMMPSSFGAKVLMQLPDSRRADIMNRTVNLKSVSPKAAQIIEKQVVTLLAEVEAEKNSIGSNKVAELMNEMDKPQVDTLLTSLESISRESVNKVRPKIFLFDDILYMPQRSRVMLLNDISADVLTMALRGASAEIREAVLSSISPRQRRMIESDLQSGTAGINPREIAIARRAVAQEAIRLANSGQIQLKEAESGAPAAA; from the coding sequence ATGATGGACTTTGACGATTTCGGCGGCGCACTTGCCGGGAAACCGTTGACCCAGGCTGAAAAAGCGGCGGCTGTACTCCTCGCTATGGGGAAGGGAGTCGCAGGCCGGCTGTTGAAATATTTCACCCAGGCCGAGTTGCAGACGATCATATCTTCCGCTCAGGCTCTGCGAGCCATTCCGCCGGACGAGCTGCTTGGCCTGGTGGCCGAATTCGAAGACCTCTTCACCGAAGGCGCCGGCCTGATGGACAATGCCAAGGCCATCGAGAGCATTCTCGAAGAGGGCCTGACGCCGGACGAGGTAGACAGCCTTCTCGGCCGCCGCACAGCATTCCAAGCATACGAAACCTCCATCTGGGACCGTCTCGGCGAGGGGGATCCGGCCTTCATCGGCAAGTTCCTGCTGCGCGAACATCCGCAGACCGTTGCCTATATTCTTTCGATGATGCCGTCTTCCTTCGGCGCCAAGGTGCTGATGCAGCTTCCGGACAGCCGCCGCGCGGACATCATGAACCGCACCGTCAACCTGAAATCCGTCAGCCCCAAAGCCGCTCAAATCATCGAGAAGCAGGTGGTGACGCTGCTGGCCGAAGTCGAAGCCGAGAAGAACTCGATCGGATCGAACAAGGTTGCCGAACTCATGAACGAGATGGACAAGCCGCAGGTCGACACGTTGCTCACTTCGCTGGAGTCGATCAGCCGCGAATCCGTCAACAAGGTTCGCCCGAAGATCTTCCTCTTCGACGACATTCTCTACATGCCGCAACGCAGCCGGGTCATGCTGCTCAACGATATCTCCGCCGACGTTCTCACCATGGCTTTGCGCGGCGCGTCGGCCGAAATCCGCGAGGCAGTTCTCTCCTCGATCAGCCCGCGCCAGCGCCGCATGATCGAATCGGACCTGCAGAGCGGCACTGCCGGCATCAATCCGCGCGAGATCGCCATTGCCCGGCGTGCCGTCGCCCAGGAAGCGATTCGCCTGGCAAACTCCGGCCAGATCCAGCTCAAGGAGGCGGAGAGCGGAGCGCCGGCAGCAGCCTAA
- the fliN gene encoding flagellar motor switch protein FliN gives MATKKTQQNDDLSLELPGNEADLDQAIDDLRGVLKQDSDGEVPELGEEADVFGAGTGTDLSAFGDFGSDSTAETPFGNGDFGGSSDFGDTGFSAAIVEPAPLGSALSSNFELIMDIPIDVQIMLGSSRMQVSGLMNLNEGATIALDKKIGEPVEIMVNGRKIARGEITVLENDDTRFGVKLIEVLSTKKA, from the coding sequence ATGGCTACGAAGAAAACACAGCAGAACGACGATCTGTCACTGGAGCTTCCAGGCAACGAAGCTGACCTCGATCAGGCGATCGATGATCTCCGCGGGGTTCTGAAGCAGGATTCGGACGGCGAAGTTCCAGAGTTGGGCGAAGAAGCCGATGTTTTCGGCGCCGGAACCGGTACCGATCTGTCGGCTTTCGGCGACTTCGGCAGTGACAGCACAGCCGAGACACCCTTCGGCAACGGCGACTTTGGCGGCTCTTCGGATTTCGGCGATACCGGTTTCTCCGCGGCGATCGTCGAACCGGCACCGCTTGGCAGCGCGCTTTCTTCGAACTTCGAACTGATCATGGACATTCCGATCGACGTCCAGATCATGCTCGGCAGCAGCCGCATGCAGGTTTCCGGCCTGATGAATCTCAACGAAGGCGCCACCATTGCCCTCGACAAGAAGATCGGCGAGCCGGTTGAGATCATGGTGAACGGCCGCAAGATCGCACGTGGCGAAATCACCGTCCTGGAGAATGACGACACCCGCTTTGGGGTTAAATTGATAGAAGTTTTGAGCACCAAAAAAGCCTGA
- a CDS encoding FliM/FliN family flagellar motor switch protein — MTMSNLSPQRPAMDPVLLAKLTGRLGDRATIEKLCVSLSEVYGEFLPDIFKSETGLDIAVAYLGCSSSYKNDLIADLGTNVTLVDATLRNWSQNITFACGNSFVITLMENLLGAASDTIEQPADRLLSVIELELAVMVFEKIANVFRSAVNPPGGFEPSLEPPHALDSRARPSKDTPDEFASAINMTITLSGITSEFSVIVPQAPLLKTQISAPKAKTQSAKSEAWTEQLSEQVHRSHVTLDAKIRLQDLTLRTISKLAPGDVIPFRDTGDVRVEVSANSKELYVCEFGRSGENYTVRVKDTISSDDELIRHLMN, encoded by the coding sequence GTGACCATGAGCAACCTTTCCCCTCAAAGGCCGGCGATGGACCCGGTCCTCCTTGCGAAGCTGACCGGGCGCCTCGGCGACCGGGCGACCATAGAAAAGCTCTGCGTTTCACTGTCGGAGGTCTATGGCGAATTCCTGCCGGATATTTTCAAGAGCGAAACCGGGCTAGACATTGCCGTCGCCTATCTTGGCTGCAGTTCCAGCTACAAGAACGACCTGATCGCCGACCTCGGCACCAATGTGACCCTTGTCGATGCGACGCTGCGCAACTGGTCGCAGAATATCACCTTTGCCTGCGGCAACAGCTTCGTTATCACACTGATGGAAAACCTGCTTGGAGCTGCGTCCGATACGATCGAACAGCCGGCCGACAGGTTGCTCTCGGTCATCGAACTTGAACTTGCGGTCATGGTTTTCGAGAAGATCGCCAATGTCTTCCGCTCCGCGGTCAATCCACCGGGCGGTTTCGAGCCCAGCCTTGAGCCCCCGCATGCGCTGGATTCGCGTGCCCGGCCCTCCAAAGACACGCCGGACGAATTCGCCTCGGCGATCAACATGACGATCACGCTTTCGGGCATCACATCCGAATTCTCGGTGATCGTGCCCCAGGCGCCGCTGCTGAAGACGCAGATTTCGGCGCCGAAGGCGAAGACCCAGTCCGCCAAGTCTGAGGCATGGACCGAACAGCTCAGCGAACAGGTCCACCGGTCGCATGTGACGCTCGACGCGAAAATCCGCCTTCAGGACCTGACGTTGCGCACGATCTCCAAGCTCGCACCGGGCGACGTCATCCCCTTCCGCGACACCGGCGACGTCCGCGTTGAGGTCAGTGCCAACAGCAAGGAATTGTATGTGTGCGAGTTCGGGCGTTCCGGCGAAAATTACACCGTCCGGGTCAAAGATACGATCAGCTCCGATGACGAGCTCATCCGTCATTTAATGAATTAA
- the motA gene encoding flagellar motor stator protein MotA: protein MNIIIGLVITVGCIIGSFMAMGGEIEALFQPFEFVIIGGAGLGGFIMANPMKVVKDSGKALAEAFKHSVPKERNYLDTLGVLYSLMRDLRTKSRNEIEAHIDNPAESSIFLSAPTILKNKELTAFICDYVRLIIIGNARSHEIEALMDEEINTILHDKMKPYHAISIMGDSFPAIGIVAAVLGVIKAMAHINDSPEVLGHLIGSALVGTFLGIILSYSVCAPLVSQIKVVRTKQHRLYVIVKQTLLAYMNGSVPQVALEYGRKTISAYERPSIDAVEQEMMNPGGENKAA from the coding sequence ATGAATATCATTATCGGATTGGTGATCACGGTCGGCTGTATTATCGGCAGCTTCATGGCGATGGGGGGAGAGATCGAGGCTCTGTTTCAGCCTTTCGAGTTCGTCATCATCGGCGGCGCCGGTCTCGGCGGCTTTATCATGGCGAATCCCATGAAGGTCGTGAAGGATTCCGGCAAGGCGCTCGCCGAGGCGTTCAAGCACTCCGTTCCGAAGGAGCGCAACTATCTGGATACGCTCGGCGTTCTCTATTCGCTGATGCGCGACCTGCGCACCAAATCGCGCAATGAGATCGAAGCACATATCGACAATCCGGCGGAATCTTCGATCTTCCTGTCAGCTCCGACGATCCTGAAGAACAAGGAACTGACGGCATTCATCTGCGACTACGTCCGTCTGATCATCATCGGCAATGCCCGCTCGCATGAGATTGAGGCACTGATGGACGAAGAGATCAACACGATCCTGCACGACAAGATGAAGCCTTATCACGCCATCTCGATTATGGGCGACTCCTTCCCGGCGATCGGCATCGTCGCGGCCGTCCTCGGCGTCATCAAGGCCATGGCGCATATCAACGATTCGCCGGAAGTCCTCGGCCACCTCATCGGTTCGGCCCTCGTCGGCACGTTCCTCGGCATCATTCTGTCCTATTCGGTCTGCGCGCCGCTGGTTTCGCAGATCAAGGTCGTGCGCACAAAGCAGCATCGCCTCTACGTGATCGTGAAGCAGACACTGCTTGCCTACATGAACGGCTCCGTTCCGCAGGTGGCTCTCGAATACGGCCGCAAGACGATCTCGGCTTACGAGCGTCCATCGATCGACGCGGTCGAACAGGAAATGATGAACCCGGGTGGCGAGAACAAGGCGGCCTAA
- the flgF gene encoding flagellar basal-body rod protein FlgF has protein sequence MQSGLYVSLSSQMALEKRLTTIADNMANVNTTGFRGTEVKFNQLLSDTDNKLNAKVAFVSQGNDYLSGDSGELQHTGNMLDFAIKGDAWFALDTPAGQVLTKDGRFTMKDTGELVSIRGYPVLDAGGAPIQLNTAGGEPRVGNDGMIYQGGRQVASLGLFEADIDKGYLRYENSGVMTTETPRAVTDRFNIGVEQGYLENSNVNAMREITQLIEVNRAFESIASLTTDSENSFNEAIKTLGGSR, from the coding sequence ATGCAATCCGGTCTTTATGTTTCCTTGTCATCCCAGATGGCACTCGAAAAGCGCCTGACGACGATCGCGGACAACATGGCGAACGTGAACACGACCGGATTTCGCGGGACGGAAGTCAAGTTCAATCAGTTGCTTAGCGACACGGACAACAAGCTGAACGCGAAGGTTGCCTTCGTCTCACAGGGCAACGACTATCTCTCCGGAGACAGCGGCGAACTGCAGCACACCGGCAACATGCTGGATTTTGCGATCAAGGGCGATGCCTGGTTCGCTCTGGATACGCCGGCGGGCCAGGTTCTGACCAAGGATGGCCGCTTCACCATGAAGGACACAGGCGAGCTTGTGTCGATCCGCGGATACCCGGTCCTTGACGCCGGCGGTGCCCCGATCCAGCTGAACACGGCGGGCGGCGAACCCAGGGTCGGCAATGACGGCATGATCTATCAAGGCGGCCGGCAGGTCGCGTCGCTCGGTCTCTTTGAAGCCGATATCGACAAGGGCTACCTCCGCTATGAGAACAGCGGCGTCATGACCACGGAAACACCGCGGGCCGTGACCGACCGGTTCAATATCGGCGTCGAGCAGGGTTATCTCGAAAACTCCAACGTCAACGCCATGCGCGAAATCACCCAGCTGATAGAAGTCAACCGCGCGTTCGAAAGCATCGCCTCGCTGACGACCGACAGTGAAAACTCCTTCAACGAGGCGATCAAGACGCTAGGCGGCAGCCGCTAA
- the fliI gene encoding flagellar protein export ATPase FliI encodes MSKTMLTEDELSPKLGHLAGLVSRYAKPEFAVAHGGHVQTIAAGHYTVSGLSRQVRLGEFVAHKSATGIHLGEVVRVEPELAYVCPIEPGEPIGIHDTVIRKGAFRISPAESWCGRTINSLCEPIDGLGPIVDGLDRRSISNTAPPSMTRKRVEKGFRTGVRAIDIFSPLCHGQRLGIFAGSGVGKSTLLSMLAMADTFDKVVIALVGERGREVREFIEDTLGENMKKSIAVVATSDESPMLRKMAPLTAVTIAEHFRDQGDNVLLIVDSVTRFAHAIREVATASGEPPIARGYPASVFTELPRLLERAGPGPEGTGTITAIISILVDGDNHNDPIADSTRGILDGHIVLQRSLAEEGRYPPIDPLASISRLARKAWTPDQEKLVSRLKALIHRFEETRDLRLIGGYRPGADPDLDMAVKQVPIIYDVLKQSPGDRASVDAFADLAAALKTAAGIPNQPATIPTRSRG; translated from the coding sequence ATGAGTAAGACAATGCTGACCGAAGACGAGCTTTCGCCGAAGCTGGGACACCTGGCCGGCCTCGTCAGCCGCTATGCTAAGCCGGAATTTGCGGTCGCGCATGGTGGCCATGTGCAGACCATTGCCGCTGGCCACTATACGGTGAGCGGCCTTTCCCGGCAGGTCCGTCTCGGCGAGTTTGTCGCCCACAAGTCGGCGACTGGCATCCACCTCGGCGAGGTCGTCCGCGTGGAACCGGAACTGGCATATGTCTGCCCGATCGAGCCGGGCGAACCGATCGGCATCCACGATACGGTCATCCGCAAAGGGGCCTTTCGCATATCGCCGGCCGAAAGTTGGTGCGGCCGCACGATCAATTCGCTCTGCGAACCGATCGATGGCCTTGGCCCGATCGTCGATGGCCTCGATCGCCGTTCAATCTCCAATACCGCGCCGCCTTCGATGACCCGCAAACGCGTCGAGAAGGGCTTCCGGACAGGCGTCCGCGCCATCGACATTTTTTCTCCGCTTTGCCACGGCCAGCGCCTCGGCATCTTCGCAGGCTCGGGCGTCGGCAAATCGACGCTTCTCTCGATGCTTGCAATGGCCGATACCTTCGACAAGGTAGTGATTGCGCTCGTCGGCGAACGCGGCCGCGAGGTGCGCGAATTCATCGAGGATACGCTCGGCGAGAACATGAAGAAATCGATCGCCGTGGTCGCGACCAGCGACGAAAGCCCGATGCTGCGCAAGATGGCGCCGTTGACGGCGGTCACGATCGCCGAACATTTCCGCGACCAGGGCGACAACGTACTGCTGATCGTTGATAGCGTCACGCGCTTTGCCCATGCGATCCGCGAGGTAGCGACCGCATCCGGTGAGCCGCCGATCGCCCGCGGTTACCCTGCATCGGTTTTCACCGAGCTGCCGCGGCTGCTAGAGCGCGCCGGTCCCGGCCCGGAAGGCACGGGAACGATCACCGCGATCATCTCGATCCTCGTCGATGGCGACAATCACAACGACCCGATCGCCGACTCGACGCGCGGCATTCTCGATGGCCATATCGTCCTGCAGCGAAGCCTTGCGGAAGAAGGCCGTTACCCGCCGATCGACCCCTTGGCGTCCATTTCGCGCCTTGCCCGCAAGGCCTGGACGCCGGATCAGGAAAAGCTCGTCTCGCGCCTGAAGGCGCTGATCCATCGCTTCGAGGAAACGCGCGACCTGCGTCTCATCGGCGGCTACCGGCCGGGCGCTGATCCGGATTTGGACATGGCGGTCAAGCAGGTACCAATTATTTACGATGTTTTGAAACAGTCTCCGGGAGATCGCGCGTCGGTCGATGCCTTTGCTGACCTGGCGGCTGCTCTCAAGACCGCTGCCGGAATTCCGAACCAGCCGGCAACGATCCCGACGAGATCCAGAGGTTAG
- the flgB gene encoding flagellar basal body rod protein FlgB: MQPIQLFDLASRQAEWLTIRQEVVAGNIANANTPKFRAKDVTPFEAVLDKADITMARTNPVHFSGNDFSTSGDIDVKEAALDQEIGVQESGNTVGLAEELSKSGEIKRQYELNTSLVGSFHRMMLMTVRK, encoded by the coding sequence ATGCAACCGATTCAACTTTTCGACTTGGCCTCGCGGCAGGCGGAATGGCTGACGATCCGTCAGGAGGTTGTGGCCGGCAACATTGCGAATGCTAACACGCCGAAATTTCGTGCCAAGGACGTGACGCCCTTCGAGGCCGTTCTCGACAAGGCCGATATCACGATGGCCCGCACCAACCCGGTGCATTTCAGCGGCAACGATTTCAGCACCAGCGGCGACATCGACGTCAAGGAAGCGGCTCTCGACCAGGAGATCGGCGTTCAGGAATCCGGCAACACCGTCGGTCTGGCCGAGGAACTGTCCAAGAGTGGCGAAATCAAGCGTCAGTATGAGCTGAATACCTCGCTGGTCGGCTCCTTTCATCGAATGATGTTGATGACCGTAAGGAAGTAA
- the flgC gene encoding flagellar basal body rod protein FlgC, producing MDPLTAAMKIAGSGLEAQSTRLRIVSENIANARSTGDTPGADPYRRKTITFGEEVDRAGGVTTVGVKKLGVDEADFTTEYDPSNPAADERGVVKLPNVNMLVEMADMREANRSYDANLQTIKQTRDLISSTIDLLKSQ from the coding sequence GTGGATCCTTTGACAGCAGCCATGAAGATCGCAGGTTCCGGACTCGAAGCGCAGTCGACGCGTTTGCGCATCGTCTCTGAAAACATCGCAAACGCCCGCTCGACCGGTGATACGCCCGGCGCCGATCCCTATCGCCGCAAGACGATCACGTTCGGCGAAGAAGTTGATCGCGCAGGCGGCGTGACGACGGTGGGCGTCAAGAAGCTCGGCGTCGACGAGGCCGATTTCACCACCGAATACGATCCGAGCAACCCCGCCGCCGACGAGCGCGGCGTCGTCAAGCTCCCGAACGTCAACATGCTGGTCGAGATGGCGGACATGCGCGAAGCCAACCGTTCCTATGACGCCAACCTGCAGACCATCAAGCAGACCCGCGACCTGATCTCCTCCACGATCGATCTTCTGAAGAGCCAATAA
- a CDS encoding flagellar hook-basal body complex protein FliE has protein sequence MINNVQNVSSLSLTRGIGSVATENSSTASSAAESARNDQSFAAILGNMATQAVDTMKGAESMSFAGIKGTATTREVVDSMLQAEQTLQTAIAIRDKVVSAFLEVTKMQM, from the coding sequence ATGATCAATAACGTACAGAACGTCAGTTCTCTCTCTCTCACGCGCGGCATCGGCAGCGTTGCGACCGAGAATTCCTCCACGGCTTCTTCGGCAGCCGAAAGCGCCAGGAACGACCAGAGCTTCGCCGCCATTCTCGGCAACATGGCAACTCAGGCCGTTGACACCATGAAGGGCGCCGAAAGCATGTCCTTCGCCGGCATCAAGGGCACGGCGACGACCCGCGAAGTGGTCGATTCCATGCTGCAGGCCGAACAGACGCTTCAAACCGCAATAGCAATCCGTGACAAGGTCGTGTCGGCCTTTCTCGAAGTCACCAAGATGCAGATGTAA
- the flgG gene encoding flagellar basal-body rod protein FlgG, which produces MRALAIAATGMDAQQTNLEVIANNIANINTTGFKRARAEFTDLLYQTERAKGVANRANQAIVPEGANIGLGVQTSAIRNLHIQGELSQTGNDLDVALIGKGFFQIEAPDGTTLYTRAGAFNKNDQGQLVTVDGYEVVPGITIPTGSTELTISRSGEVTAKLPGQTDPTTLGQLTLASFVNEAGLQPLGDNLFQQTPASGDPVVGTPDEEGFAYMKQGYLESSNVDPVKEITELISAQRAYEMNSKVITTADEMASIVSKNLK; this is translated from the coding sequence ATGAGAGCGCTCGCCATTGCGGCAACCGGCATGGATGCCCAGCAGACCAACCTCGAAGTGATCGCGAACAACATCGCGAACATCAATACGACGGGCTTCAAGCGCGCACGCGCCGAGTTCACCGACCTTCTCTACCAGACCGAACGCGCCAAGGGCGTGGCAAACCGCGCCAATCAGGCGATCGTTCCGGAAGGCGCCAATATCGGTCTCGGCGTGCAAACATCGGCAATCCGCAACCTGCACATCCAGGGTGAACTCAGCCAGACCGGCAACGACCTCGACGTCGCGCTGATCGGCAAGGGTTTCTTCCAGATCGAGGCTCCAGACGGCACGACGCTCTATACGCGTGCCGGCGCCTTCAACAAGAACGATCAGGGCCAGCTCGTAACCGTCGATGGTTACGAAGTCGTGCCCGGCATCACCATTCCGACCGGCTCGACCGAACTGACGATCAGCCGCTCCGGTGAAGTCACCGCCAAGCTCCCGGGCCAGACGGATCCGACAACGCTCGGCCAGCTGACGCTTGCGAGTTTCGTCAACGAGGCCGGCCTTCAGCCGCTCGGCGACAACCTCTTTCAGCAGACGCCCGCCTCCGGCGACCCGGTCGTCGGCACGCCGGACGAAGAGGGCTTCGCATACATGAAGCAGGGCTACTTGGAATCCTCGAACGTCGATCCGGTGAAGGAAATTACCGAACTGATATCGGCCCAGCGGGCCTATGAGATGAATTCCAAGGTCATCACCACTGCCGACGAAATGGCCTCCATCGTCAGCAAGAACCTGAAGTAA
- the flgA gene encoding flagellar basal body P-ring formation chaperone FlgA has product MMFRRARNIVALTALAAVAAAGIFIPGAASAGTGYAVVPTAIIYPGETISGGQLQEVEVTNPNLAGGYAKSIEEVRGMISKRTLLPGRTISISALREPYTVTRGSQIRLVFNIGNMTISAAGSPLEDGSTGQVIRARNMDSGVIVSGTVLANGTIHVAAK; this is encoded by the coding sequence ATGATGTTTCGCCGGGCGAGAAATATCGTCGCTTTGACGGCATTGGCCGCGGTTGCTGCTGCAGGCATTTTCATCCCCGGCGCGGCGAGCGCCGGCACGGGCTATGCGGTCGTGCCGACGGCTATCATCTATCCCGGGGAAACGATCAGCGGCGGCCAGCTTCAGGAAGTCGAAGTGACCAACCCGAACCTTGCGGGCGGCTACGCGAAATCCATCGAGGAAGTTCGCGGCATGATCTCGAAGCGCACGCTGCTGCCCGGCCGGACCATCTCCATCTCGGCGTTGCGTGAGCCCTACACGGTGACGCGCGGTTCGCAGATCCGCCTCGTCTTCAACATCGGCAACATGACCATCTCCGCAGCGGGCTCTCCGCTAGAGGATGGCTCGACAGGTCAGGTCATCCGCGCTCGTAACATGGATTCGGGCGTCATCGTCAGCGGCACAGTGCTTGCCAACGGCACCATACACGTGGCGGCAAAATGA
- a CDS encoding flagellar basal body P-ring protein FlgI has product MKIVSRILTALAALSMCMAHVTPAFALTSRIKDIASLQAGRDNQLIGYGLIVGLQGTGDGFRASPFTEQSMRAMLQNLGISTQGGESNAKNTAAVMVTANLPPFASPGSRIDVSVSSLGDATSLRGGTLIMTSLSGADGQIYAVAQGSVVVSGFQAQGQAATLTEGVTTAGRVPGGAIIERELPSHFKDSVNLVLQLRNPDFSTAVRIADVVNGYAAARFGGPLAEARDAQEVVVQKPRVADLTRLMADIENLVVETDTPAKVVVNERTGTIVIGADVRISPVAVSYGTLTVQVTELPQIIQPEPFSRGVTAVQPQTDIAAQQNGGRVAILDGPDLRTLVAGLNNIGVKPDGIIAILQGIKSAGALQAELVLQ; this is encoded by the coding sequence ATGAAGATTGTCTCTCGCATTCTCACCGCGCTCGCGGCCCTTTCCATGTGCATGGCGCATGTGACGCCGGCGTTTGCGCTGACTTCGCGCATCAAGGACATCGCCTCACTGCAGGCCGGACGCGACAACCAGCTCATCGGCTACGGTCTCATCGTCGGTCTCCAGGGAACGGGCGACGGCTTCCGCGCCTCGCCATTCACGGAACAGTCGATGCGCGCCATGCTGCAGAACCTCGGCATTTCGACGCAAGGCGGCGAGTCCAACGCGAAGAATACGGCAGCTGTCATGGTCACGGCGAACCTTCCGCCTTTCGCCAGCCCCGGCAGCCGCATCGACGTCAGCGTCAGTTCGCTGGGCGATGCGACTTCGCTGCGCGGCGGCACACTCATCATGACGTCGCTATCGGGCGCCGACGGCCAGATTTACGCGGTCGCGCAAGGCTCCGTCGTCGTGTCCGGCTTTCAGGCCCAGGGCCAGGCAGCAACCCTGACTGAGGGCGTCACGACCGCCGGCCGCGTTCCGGGCGGTGCAATTATCGAGCGCGAGCTTCCCTCGCACTTCAAGGATTCTGTCAATCTCGTGCTGCAGCTTCGCAATCCGGACTTCTCGACGGCCGTGCGCATTGCCGATGTGGTGAACGGCTATGCCGCTGCCCGCTTCGGCGGTCCGCTCGCCGAGGCGAGGGACGCGCAGGAAGTCGTCGTCCAGAAGCCGCGCGTGGCGGACCTGACGCGATTGATGGCCGATATCGAAAACCTCGTCGTCGAGACCGATACGCCGGCGAAGGTCGTGGTCAACGAACGCACGGGCACGATCGTCATCGGAGCGGATGTCCGCATCTCGCCGGTTGCGGTGAGCTACGGAACGCTAACTGTTCAGGTCACCGAGCTGCCGCAGATCATCCAGCCGGAACCCTTCTCGCGCGGCGTCACTGCCGTTCAACCGCAGACCGATATCGCCGCACAGCAGAACGGCGGGCGCGTCGCGATCCTCGACGGTCCCGACCTCAGGACTCTGGTTGCAGGTCTCAACAACATTGGCGTCAAACCGGATGGTATCATCGCGATCTTGCAGGGCATTAAGTCCGCTGGCGCGCTGCAGGCGGAGCTCGTACTGCAATGA